GGTAATCCCCTCGGCCTGGCGCTCGCGCCGCAGATTGGTCTCGAACTCGGCAAAGACGCCGAGCATGTCAAAGAAGGCCTTGCCGGCGGCGGTCGAGGTGTCGACGGGCTGCTCGGTCGCGAACAAGTGCGCACCTTTGGCTTTGAGCCTGTCCACGATCACCTGAAGATCGCGCAGTGATCTGGCCAGCCGGTCGATGCGGGTGACGACGAGCGTCTCGCCGGCATGGATGAAGTCGAGAATCGTGTTGAGCTGCGGGCGGCCTGCCAGCGAGGCGCCGCTCTTCTGTTCCTCGCGAATGACGTCGCAGCCGGCGGTCTTGAGCGCGGCGATTTGCGCGGCAAGGTTCTGGTCGGTGGTGGAGGTGCGCGCGTATCCGATGCGGGTCATGCAAACTGTTCATTTTGGGTGTGCCAACGCGTAGCTTCGTTCAATATCCCATTCTGGGCCCAAAATAAACATGGCTTAGCGGCTGCGGCGTGTTCATTGCCGTTGTGCTGGCCGGGTATACCCAAATTGGAACACGACCATCAGTTGCGGGCAGTCAATTACGCCGTCTTCGTGGTTTCAGCTTTCTGGTAACTTCCGCCAGCCACACGATTGCGCCGGGAGTGGCCTGCCAGGCCTTGCCGTTTTCCTCGACGTAGTCAGCTGCCTCGTCTTCACCGCCTATGGTGATGTATCCATCCGTGGAGGCG
The Tistrella bauzanensis DNA segment above includes these coding regions:
- a CDS encoding recombinase family protein is translated as MTRIGYARTSTTDQNLAAQIAALKTAGCDVIREEQKSGASLAGRPQLNTILDFIHAGETLVVTRIDRLARSLRDLQVIVDRLKAKGAHLFATEQPVDTSTAAGKAFFDMLGVFAEFETNLRRERQAEGITIAKKRGVYKGRPPKIDRAEIIRRLEEGHGPTRIARDLGISRGTVYQARKGEPE